Proteins from a genomic interval of Thunnus maccoyii chromosome 1, fThuMac1.1, whole genome shotgun sequence:
- the cops2 gene encoding COP9 signalosome complex subunit 2 has product MSDMEDDFMCDDEEDYDLEYSEDSNSEPNVDLENQYYNSKALKEDDPKAALSSFQKVLELEGEKGEWGFKALKQMIKINFKLTNFPEMMNRYKQLLTYIRSAVTRNYSEKSINSILDYISTSKQMDLLQEFYETTLEALKDAKNDRLWFKTNTKLGKLYLEREEYGKLQKILRQLHQSCQTDDGEDDLKKGTQLLEIYALEIQMYTAQKNNKKLKALYEQSLHIKSAIPHPLIMGVIRECGGKMHLREGEFEKAHTDFFEAFKNYDESGSPRRTTCLKYLVLANMLMKSGINPFDSQEAKPYKNDPEILAMTNLVSAYQNNDITEFEKILKTNHSNIMDDPFIREHIEELLRNIRTQVLIKLIKPYTRIHIPFISKELNIDVCDVESLLVQCILDNTIHGRIDQVNQLLELDYQKRGGARYTALDKWTNQLNSLNQAIVSKLT; this is encoded by the exons ATGTCTGACATGGAAGACGATTTCATGTGCGACGATGAAGAAGACTACGACCTG GAATACTCAGAAGACAGCAATTCAGAGCCAAATGTGGACCTGGAGAACCAGTACTACAACTCCAAAGCATTGAAGGAGGATGATCCCAAAGCAGCACTCAGCAGTTTCCAGAAG GTATTGGAActagaaggagagaaaggagaatgGGGATTCAAAGCACTGAAACAGATGATAAAAATCAACTTCAAGCTG ACGAACTTTCCAGAGATGATGAACAGATATAAGCAGCTGCTTACATACATCAGAAGTGCTGTCACCAGGAACTACTCAGAGAAGTCCATCAACTCCATCCTGGACTACATCTCTACCTCCAAACAG ATGGACTTGCTCCAAGAGTTCTACGAAACCACATTGGAGGCTTTGAAAGATGCAAAAAATGACAGACTATGGTTTAAAACTAACACAAAG TTGGGGAAGCTGTACCTAGAGAGAGAAGAGTATGGGAAACTGCAGAAGATCCTCAGACAACTTCACCAGTCATGTCAG ACAGATGATGGAGAAGATGATCTGAAGAAAGGCACGCAGCTGTTGGAGATCTATGCTCTAGAAATACAGATGTACAcggcacaaaaaaacaacaagaaattGAAAGCCCTGTATGAGCAGTCACTTCATATTAAGTCTGCAATTCCTCACCCGCTTATAATGGGTGTGATCCGAG AGTGTGGTGGGAAAATGCATCTGAGAGAGGGTGAGTTTGAGAAAGCTCACACAGATTTCTTTGAGGCCTTTAAAAATTATGATGAGTCTGGAAGCCCGAGAAGGACAACATGCCTGAAGTACCTGGTCCTGGCCAACATGCTGATGAAGTCAGGAATCAACCCCTTTGATTCTCAAGAG GCCAAACCATACAAAAATGACCCGGAGATCCTAGCAATGACAAATTTAGTAAG CGCCTACCAGAACAATGACATCACTGAATTTGAGAAAATCTTGAAAACCAATCACAGTAACATAATGGACGACCCCTTCATTAGGGAGCACATAGAGG AGCTCCTGCGGAACATTAGAACTCAAGTACTTATCAAACTCATCAAACCGTACACAAGAATACACATCCCTTTCATTTCAAAG GAGCTGAACATTGACGTGTGTGATGTGGAGAGTTTGCTGGTACAGTGCATCTTGGATAA cacAATCCACGGCCGAATTGACCAAGTCAACCAGCTACTAGAACTGGATTACcagaagagaggaggggctCGCTACACAGCTTTAGACAAATGGACAAATCAGCTGAACTCTCTCAACCAAGCCATTGTTAGTAAGCTCACATGA